In Nymphaea colorata isolate Beijing-Zhang1983 chromosome 3, ASM883128v2, whole genome shotgun sequence, a genomic segment contains:
- the LOC116250305 gene encoding uncharacterized protein LOC116250305, with product MDPKLYVCALAGDMFRLRQLISGDEHILESSETVNSNGNNILHISAIYGHVNFTREVLSLKPELSSELNEAGFSPLHLAAAKGHLGIKLLLAVDPDLSSLKDKHGQLPAHAAAMKGSCPPLENRIGVVGFLMGLEEVQSMVNEGDCSGNTALHLAAARNLREPLPGS from the exons ATGGATCCCAAGTTGTACGTGTGTGCTTTGGCTGGAGATATGTTTAGACTGAGACAACTGATCTCAGGAGATGAACATATACTGGAAAGTTCAGAAACAGTAAATTCGAACGGCAACAATATCTTACATATATCAGCCATCTACGGGCACGTCAACTTTACTCGTGAAGTACTGAGTTTAAAGCCGGAGCTGTCAAGCGAGTTGAATGAAGCAGGGTTCTCCCCACTTCATTTGGCTGCAGCCAAGGGGCACTTGGGCATCAAGTTGTTGCTGGCCGTAGATCCCGACCTCTCTTCTTTGAAGGACAAGCATGGCCAACTTCCGGCACATGCTGCAGCCATGAAGGGCAGCTGTCCACCCCTG GAGAACAGGATAGGCGTCGTGGGGTTCTTGATGGGGTTGGAAGAGGTACAAAGTATGGTCAATGAGGGAGATTGCAGCGGCAATACCGCTTTGCATTTGGCAGCGGCAAGAAACCTAAGAGAG CCTTTGCCTGGAAGCTAG